One region of Sulfurisphaera ohwakuensis genomic DNA includes:
- a CDS encoding MFS transporter translates to MKSLIDLSRPKRLVRIIPIIFFLYLINFLDRVNISYAIDAGMFQYLGVASSQVGIIASLASSLFFVGYFIPQIFSNLGINRYGVRKIFALAFTAWGVITILTGFVTAVVQVYVLRFLLGIAEGPFYAGVIFYLSIWFLKPERATANSLFNAAIPISGIIGGLIAGLIFAVYGDYPGWRYLFWYEGILALIGALIAYFLLTDFPKDAKWLSKEEKEALERAKAEEEVEKVKVSWKSALAHRDVILLAIVYFLGVTSLYGYSIWLPSIISAIAKVNASIASFLSIIPYVIASISLIIIAWYADKHQNHKIVTSIVFVIAGIGLALSAATESIFIISFILFAIAAIGIYSFLSPFWAVPQKFLQGDAAAASIGLINAVGNLGGIAGPIIVGFLKSYTGSFVDGVYAMALFSFLAGIVMILVKKE, encoded by the coding sequence AATATCTCATATGCGATTGATGCAGGGATGTTTCAGTATTTAGGTGTAGCTTCCTCTCAAGTGGGAATAATAGCCTCACTTGCATCATCACTCTTCTTCGTAGGATATTTTATTCCCCAAATATTTTCTAATCTAGGGATTAATCGATACGGTGTTAGGAAAATATTTGCATTAGCATTTACCGCATGGGGTGTAATAACAATATTAACGGGCTTTGTGACAGCTGTGGTGCAAGTTTATGTATTGAGATTCCTTTTAGGTATTGCTGAGGGGCCTTTTTATGCTGGAGTAATATTTTATCTAAGTATTTGGTTTCTTAAGCCGGAAAGGGCAACGGCTAACAGTTTGTTTAATGCCGCAATACCTATTTCTGGTATAATCGGTGGTCTAATAGCTGGATTGATTTTTGCAGTTTACGGAGATTATCCGGGGTGGAGGTATCTATTCTGGTATGAGGGTATTTTAGCCTTAATAGGAGCGTTAATAGCTTATTTTCTGTTAACTGACTTCCCTAAAGACGCTAAATGGTTAAGCAAAGAGGAAAAGGAAGCTTTAGAGAGGGCTAAGGCAGAGGAAGAAGTTGAAAAGGTTAAGGTTAGTTGGAAGTCTGCGTTAGCCCATAGAGATGTAATACTTCTGGCAATAGTTTACTTTTTAGGAGTTACAAGCCTTTACGGATACTCTATCTGGCTACCCAGCATTATAAGCGCTATAGCTAAAGTTAATGCCAGTATAGCGAGCTTTTTATCAATTATTCCTTATGTTATTGCATCAATTTCATTGATTATAATAGCTTGGTATGCTGATAAGCATCAGAATCATAAGATTGTTACTTCAATTGTTTTTGTGATAGCTGGAATAGGGTTAGCGTTAAGTGCGGCGACTGAGAGTATTTTTATTATTTCATTTATACTTTTCGCAATAGCCGCAATAGGAATATACAGTTTTCTTTCTCCATTTTGGGCTGTTCCTCAGAAGTTTCTTCAAGGAGATGCAGCAGCAGCATCAATAGGCCTTATAAACGCTGTGGGTAATTTAGGAGGAATTGCTGGGCCAATAATTGTTGGTTTTCTGAAATCTTATACGGGATCTTTTGTAGATGGTGTTTACGCTATGGCTTTATTTTCATTCTTAGCGGGGATAGTAATGATTTTAGTTAAAAAGGAATAA
- a CDS encoding AbrB/MazE/SpoVT family DNA-binding domain-containing protein, which translates to MVYHLRLRKKGIVILPKEIREKLGVSENDILIADIKDGELILRPLKPKIVRVNPIVVEEILKDEGDKERRKEEFNKKKDSPSLQ; encoded by the coding sequence GTGGTCTACCACTTAAGACTAAGAAAGAAGGGTATTGTAATTCTACCTAAGGAGATTAGAGAAAAGCTTGGCGTAAGTGAAAACGATATATTAATAGCGGATATAAAAGACGGTGAACTTATTTTACGTCCTTTGAAACCTAAAATTGTAAGAGTAAATCCAATAGTGGTAGAGGAAATTTTAAAGGATGAGGGAGATAAAGAGAGGAGAAAAGAAGAATTCAATAAAAAGAAAGACTCTCCATCCTTACAATAA